Within the Sulfurospirillum barnesii SES-3 genome, the region TAGGTCTTCCAATGCTGGGTATTTGTTATGGGATGCAACTTTTAACCCAACATTTTGGGGGAAGTGTTATCCCTGCAACGCATCAAGAATATGGTAAGGCAGAACTTAAGTTTGAGAGTGATCATAAAATTTTTAAAGACACGACATGTGGTCAAATTGTTTGGATGAGCCATGGGGATAGAGTAGAAAAGCTACCTACAGGTTTTGAAAAAATTGGCTTTAGTGAGAATTCTCCGTATGCTGCCATTGCCGATGAAAAACGTAATATGTACGCGTTTCAATTTCACCCAGAAGTCTATCACTCTGAGCAAGGAAGTAAGCTTCTGAAAAATTTTGCAAAGCATATTTGTGGCTGTGAAAGTACATGGAATATGGGTTCCTTTGCTAAAGAGCAAATTGCAAAAATCAGAGAAAGAGTGGGTGATAAAAAAGTGTTGTGTGGTGTGAGTGGAGGTGTTGATAGCTCGGTTGTTGCAACGCTTTTAGCCGAAGCCATTGGCGATAAACTCGTCTCTGTGTTTGTAGACAATGGACTCCTACGTGCCAATGAGAGAGAACAAGTGGAAGCGATGTTTAAAAGCCGTAATGTTCCATTGATTACGGTCGATGCCAGTGAGAAATTTTTAAGCCGTTTGGCAGGGGTGAGTGACCCTGAGAAAAAACGTAAAATTATTGGTGAAACATTTATTGAAGTGTTTGATGAAGAGGCGAAAAAACATAATGGCATTCAGTTCTTAGCGCAAGGAACACTCTACACCGATGTTATTGAATCGGTTTCGGTCAAAGGCCCTTCTAAAACCATTAAGTCACACCATAACGTGGGTGGTCTTCCTGATTGGATGAGCTTTGAGCTCATTGAGCCATTGCGTGAAATTTTTAAAGATGAGGTTAGAATCTTAGGCGCAGAACTGGGTCTTCCCAAAGATATGTTAAGTCGCCATCCATTTCCAGGACCTGGTCTTGCGATTCGTATTATGGGCGAAGTAACCAAAGAAGATTTAGTTTTACTAAGAGCTGCGGATGTTATTATGCTTGAAGAGCTTAGAGCAACAGGGTATTATGAAAAAACATGGCAAGCTTTTACCGTGCTTCTTAATGTCAAAAGTGTCGGCGTGATGGGTGATAACCGAACGTATGATAATACGATTTGTGTGAGAATCGTGGATGCAACCGATGGTATGACTGCAACCTTTGCGCACATTCCTCATACGATTTTAGAAAACATTAGTCGACGTATTATTAATGAAGTAAGTGGCATTAATCGTGTGGTGTATGACATCTCTTCAAAGCCACCTGCAACAATCGAATGGGAATAAAATCTGCTCCTATCTACCTCTTTAGCGACCAATCGCATGAAGGGGTAGAGCATTTGCCTCTATTTGAAATCGTTTTTACCTCCTCATCCCCTAGGCTTGAAGAGGTTGATGCGATTATTTTTACCTCCAAAAATAGTGTCAAAGCACTTGAACTGTGTGGCGTATATTGGCAAGATAAAGCGTGTTATGCCATAGGGGAGGGAACAGCTGCTGCCATACGTGCCTGCGGCGGCAATCTTCTCTTTACATGTAAACACTCCTATGGTGATCTTTTTGCGCACGAACTGATTCCTTTATTGAAAGATAAACGTGTTTTTTTCCCACGTGCCAAAGAGGTTATTTCGCCTTTATTTGAAATTTTACACTCAGCAGGTGTCACTATTTTTCAAGAAATTATGTATGAAACACTCTGTAGACACTATGCCCCTGTTTATGCACCTGCTAAAAATGCTATTCTTATCTTCACATCTCCCTCAACAGTCCATTGCTTTTTAAAGAATTTTTCATGGGATGAGAGTTATCGTACTATCGTGATTGGTACAAAAACAGCAGCGGTTTTACCCTTACATGTAAAACCTATCATTGCCGAAGTGCAAACGATAGCGCATTGCGTTGCATTGGCAAAAGCTCTTTAGAAGCTAAATTTATTTATAATTTAAGAACACTAGTCATGTAAATGCCTGGGTGACGCGATAACCGTTTTCATGAGGGTCCAACAATTAGTATACGTGGAATTTCGTACATTTTTGGTGTGCCTGTGGTTTCGTTTGAACTTTGGTAAAAAGTGAGAGATTGCAGCCTAAAGAAAAGGTCAATTCCCAGAAGTTGGCTTATTAGGGCCGCTTCAATCTCGGAACGCTCACTTGGGTTTTACATGTAAAGATTTTTTGGGAGAGAACATTGATGAAAGTAATGGTTGTTGGAAATGGTGGTAGAGAGTATTCTATAGGCTTAGCCCTAAAAAAAGACCCAAATGTCAGTGAACTCTTTTTTGCGCCAGGAAATGGGGCTACACCACAACTAGGACACAATGTTACATG harbors:
- the guaA gene encoding glutamine-hydrolyzing GMP synthase, giving the protein MKEVPILVLDFGSQYTQLIARKLRESGVYCEIVPYNEKIEDIQKRNPKGIILSGGPASVYAKDSYHPDEKVYELGLPMLGICYGMQLLTQHFGGSVIPATHQEYGKAELKFESDHKIFKDTTCGQIVWMSHGDRVEKLPTGFEKIGFSENSPYAAIADEKRNMYAFQFHPEVYHSEQGSKLLKNFAKHICGCESTWNMGSFAKEQIAKIRERVGDKKVLCGVSGGVDSSVVATLLAEAIGDKLVSVFVDNGLLRANEREQVEAMFKSRNVPLITVDASEKFLSRLAGVSDPEKKRKIIGETFIEVFDEEAKKHNGIQFLAQGTLYTDVIESVSVKGPSKTIKSHHNVGGLPDWMSFELIEPLREIFKDEVRILGAELGLPKDMLSRHPFPGPGLAIRIMGEVTKEDLVLLRAADVIMLEELRATGYYEKTWQAFTVLLNVKSVGVMGDNRTYDNTICVRIVDATDGMTATFAHIPHTILENISRRIINEVSGINRVVYDISSKPPATIEWE
- a CDS encoding uroporphyrinogen-III synthase gives rise to the protein MPLFEIVFTSSSPRLEEVDAIIFTSKNSVKALELCGVYWQDKACYAIGEGTAAAIRACGGNLLFTCKHSYGDLFAHELIPLLKDKRVFFPRAKEVISPLFEILHSAGVTIFQEIMYETLCRHYAPVYAPAKNAILIFTSPSTVHCFLKNFSWDESYRTIVIGTKTAAVLPLHVKPIIAEVQTIAHCVALAKAL